From Variimorphobacter saccharofermentans, one genomic window encodes:
- a CDS encoding sensor histidine kinase, with the protein MNNEYQGTAIRVKNYRLFRINIITAVVIAAVLIISTIITLSLYLSSDFNHYDNEVRLVVSEQKYQIEQGIYKSGNYPFMVFDLNGMVLYSEAPFKNQVNDIVNVQEMLQYDKSFALEENALLKECFILQKNGAVSGFVVFLIPNEIVIHNTIHDQLWKIFLPLFSGILLSLLLIFARTIYCNRRILTPLREISASAKAIISGNYDLEVLRTYWKTANENEVGDLSYAFELMRDELKAKQIKEEALKKSQQELISCVSHDLKTPISTIKAYSEGLRDQIAKTPEQQEEFAKIILNKTDLLIGMINELLEYSNAQLMQLEIVRQEIYFPTFFEPLMNEIEIYVRQNGLEFSRSTTLPNMLVTIDPKRITEVIYNLVDNSIKYSGQNGKIIIEAEREDKYILIKVKDNGIGISPDDIPYVFDKFYRAEKSRSTSVPGSGLGLSICKYIIQEHGGDIYCKSGNNKGCEIGFTLQ; encoded by the coding sequence ATGAACAATGAATATCAAGGTACAGCAATCAGAGTGAAAAACTATAGATTATTCAGAATTAATATTATTACGGCTGTTGTGATTGCAGCCGTTCTTATCATATCTACGATTATAACCCTTTCTCTCTATTTATCGTCTGATTTTAACCATTATGACAATGAAGTCAGACTCGTAGTCTCAGAGCAAAAATATCAGATAGAACAAGGTATCTACAAATCTGGAAACTATCCCTTTATGGTATTTGACCTGAATGGTATGGTATTATACAGCGAAGCACCTTTTAAGAATCAGGTCAACGATATCGTTAATGTCCAGGAAATGCTCCAGTATGACAAGAGCTTTGCATTAGAAGAGAATGCTTTATTAAAGGAATGCTTTATTCTTCAAAAAAACGGAGCTGTATCAGGTTTTGTTGTCTTCCTCATTCCAAATGAGATAGTTATTCATAACACCATCCATGATCAATTATGGAAGATTTTCCTTCCCTTATTCTCTGGTATTCTGCTTTCTCTTCTTCTCATATTTGCACGAACCATTTACTGTAACCGCCGAATTCTGACTCCACTACGTGAAATCAGCGCTTCAGCAAAGGCGATTATATCCGGCAATTATGATCTGGAAGTGCTTAGAACTTATTGGAAAACAGCAAACGAGAATGAAGTCGGTGATCTATCCTATGCTTTTGAATTAATGAGGGATGAATTAAAGGCCAAGCAAATCAAGGAAGAAGCCTTAAAGAAATCTCAACAGGAACTGATCTCCTGTGTGTCCCATGATTTAAAAACCCCGATTTCAACGATTAAAGCTTATAGCGAAGGACTACGGGATCAGATAGCAAAAACCCCTGAACAACAGGAAGAGTTTGCTAAGATTATACTAAATAAAACCGACTTGCTAATTGGCATGATTAATGAACTACTGGAATACTCCAATGCTCAACTGATGCAATTAGAAATCGTACGCCAGGAAATATACTTTCCCACTTTCTTCGAGCCCCTGATGAATGAAATCGAGATCTATGTCAGACAAAATGGGTTGGAGTTTTCCCGTTCTACCACACTACCTAATATGCTGGTTACTATCGATCCCAAACGGATTACTGAGGTAATCTATAATCTGGTAGATAATAGTATTAAATACTCCGGACAGAACGGAAAAATTATCATCGAGGCCGAGCGCGAGGACAAATATATTCTCATCAAGGTCAAGGATAATGGCATCGGCATCAGTCCGGATGATATTCCTTATGTTTTTGACAAATTTTATCGTGCCGAAAAATCCAGAAGCACCAGTGTCCCCGGCTCAGGTCTTGGGTTATCCATTTGCAAGTATATTATTCAGGAGCATGGAGGAGACATCTACTGCAAAAGTGGTAATAACAAAGGCTGCGAAATTGGCTTCACATTACAATAG
- a CDS encoding response regulator transcription factor, with product MGQKILIIEDEKELADILGAYLDVEGFTPIVTHDGETGLSFFYKENPSLVLLDIMLPKKDGISICKEIREKYDVPIIMISAKSGEMDKVIALGIGADDYVTKPFSPLELVARVKANLRRYEQMSNKAGYIKDVITIGNLTLNKSSYTAFAGGKCLDLTTKEFEILFYFASNPNQVFSKEQIYSGVWGYSKYGDDNSVTVYVKRLREKLARHQLDYIKTVWGAGYKLSVD from the coding sequence ATGGGACAGAAAATACTTATTATTGAAGATGAAAAAGAGCTGGCCGATATATTAGGCGCTTATCTGGATGTGGAAGGTTTTACTCCGATCGTTACACATGATGGGGAGACGGGGTTATCTTTCTTCTATAAAGAAAATCCAAGCTTAGTTCTGCTTGATATTATGCTTCCGAAAAAGGATGGGATAAGCATATGCAAGGAAATTCGAGAAAAGTACGATGTTCCTATCATTATGATCTCTGCTAAAAGTGGTGAGATGGACAAAGTAATCGCTTTGGGCATTGGTGCAGATGACTATGTGACAAAACCATTTAGTCCTCTTGAATTAGTGGCACGTGTAAAGGCAAATCTGCGAAGATATGAACAGATGTCAAACAAAGCAGGTTATATCAAGGATGTAATAACAATCGGTAATCTGACATTAAACAAATCCTCCTATACCGCTTTTGCTGGAGGGAAGTGCTTAGACCTTACCACCAAAGAATTCGAGATTTTATTTTATTTTGCCAGTAACCCGAATCAGGTCTTCTCAAAGGAGCAAATCTATTCTGGTGTGTGGGGCTATAGCAAATATGGTGATGACAACAGCGTCACGGTATATGTAAAAAGATTGCGTGAAAAGCTTGCAAGACATCAGCTGGATTACATAAAAACAGTATGGGGAGCTGGCTATAAATTATCCGTTGACTAA
- a CDS encoding ABC transporter ATP-binding protein → MKNIIIRTELLCKSFVSDGEVNNVIKNLDLDIYEGDFTIIMGSSGSGKSTLLYSISGLDEITSGKVFFENQNISSLRGKKMASLRKEKIGFVFQGINLIPNLNVYENILSPTYKTRRDRKSIEANISNLLDRMELSSHKNKFPNQMSGGQKQKVAICRALINNPKVLYADEPTGSLNSSQGEQVLDIFTDIHKNGQSIVMVTHDLKAALRGNRILYLKDGRIDGDLKLDEYDEENTKEREDMVYHFLKSKGW, encoded by the coding sequence ATGAAAAATATCATAATACGTACAGAATTACTTTGTAAAAGCTTTGTCAGTGATGGGGAAGTTAATAATGTAATTAAGAACCTGGATTTGGATATCTACGAAGGTGATTTTACCATCATCATGGGAAGCTCCGGATCAGGAAAATCCACTCTTCTATACTCAATTAGTGGTCTGGACGAGATTACTAGCGGAAAAGTATTCTTCGAGAACCAGAATATTTCCTCCTTAAGAGGTAAGAAAATGGCATCATTGCGAAAAGAAAAAATCGGCTTTGTATTTCAAGGAATCAACCTTATTCCCAATCTGAATGTTTATGAGAATATTCTAAGTCCTACCTATAAGACAAGGAGAGATCGGAAATCAATTGAAGCTAATATATCCAATTTATTGGATCGAATGGAATTGTCCTCACATAAAAATAAGTTTCCGAATCAAATGTCCGGTGGTCAAAAGCAGAAAGTGGCCATCTGCCGTGCTCTGATTAATAATCCAAAAGTACTCTATGCGGATGAACCTACTGGTTCCCTTAATTCCTCTCAAGGGGAGCAGGTATTGGATATTTTCACGGATATCCACAAAAACGGGCAATCCATCGTCATGGTTACCCATGATTTGAAGGCTGCGCTTAGAGGAAACCGAATCCTCTACCTCAAGGATGGTAGGATTGACGGAGATCTAAAATTAGATGAATATGATGAGGAAAACACCAAGGAACGCGAGGATATGGTTTATCACTTTTTAAAGAGTAAAGGGTGGTAA
- a CDS encoding ABC transporter permease has product MWIKNLRQRKLQTLLIFLIIMLCSILLTGSMNILSSLDAPFQEFVEECDAASARVYAFDTSEDAVYHLGKEFSKLDIMENVIYITEHYIEENLYSNGKKLEVFANLTEYNEQAYGKVRYLEGGENVSSNSAHPLEDDECLLPASISNDYDIHVGDIITMQYTGKELSYKVKAIYTEPYQTSIAFDTYILINHIPDNLTRSTRIMLYTKDGISGKEIESSFREAHDGELPAFLSPIEDVIDNSLLVGRLIGALFFAIGVIMLLVSGLMIQFMIKHVMISDEKAIAVYKTMGYTSNDILFMYIKLYFVIVSIACIVGTSSSVFLSNTILSGVFENMGQLKVKNPLLPAVVCYLATVIFVLSIITLIIARTRNIKPASVLSGINYGGIKKKKYSGSSTLPFSPFGIAFRTFTREKKNAIGIFLTCIVTVFSVNFAIISLDVANNMRDNNDFWIGIDKCDAMITVSWESEYEFVRNSVLQDSRVDHIFESIQQERVILKWKKGMTQTYMNAFVYDDYRLANLPIVKGRNPQNGSEIALSTKMAKELKKDIGDYVEINLEGDKFSHFLVTGLFQSYLQLGSVCRLTTSAYTDQDYHLPYNTISVYLKDQSDTDAFISDLSRAIGGSGNILKRTDVYNSIMDMVVTPQQNAIPPMVVLVLLVAGINIYSIVLLKNLKSQKINGIYKCIGYTTTHLILSNLYYVGIIGLTSVLITLPVSIVIYPKIMAVILSMFQFIKYPVQYDYSHLIVINAMIILIFILSSVISSRSIRKVNARDLVQE; this is encoded by the coding sequence ATGTGGATTAAAAATCTCAGACAAAGAAAGCTTCAGACATTATTAATATTCTTAATAATAATGCTATGCTCCATCTTGTTGACCGGTTCGATGAATATTCTATCTTCCCTCGATGCACCTTTTCAGGAATTCGTAGAGGAATGCGATGCAGCATCAGCCAGGGTATATGCCTTTGACACAAGTGAAGATGCAGTCTATCACCTAGGTAAAGAGTTTTCTAAGCTCGATATCATGGAAAATGTAATATACATAACAGAGCATTATATTGAAGAGAATTTATACTCTAACGGCAAAAAGCTGGAGGTGTTTGCCAATCTTACTGAATACAACGAACAAGCATATGGCAAAGTCAGATACCTGGAGGGTGGGGAAAATGTTTCGTCTAACTCAGCTCATCCGCTTGAGGATGATGAATGTCTATTACCAGCCTCGATTAGTAATGATTACGATATCCATGTGGGAGATATCATCACAATGCAATATACCGGCAAAGAATTATCCTATAAGGTAAAAGCAATCTACACGGAACCTTATCAGACATCCATTGCCTTTGATACCTATATCCTGATTAATCATATACCGGACAATCTGACGCGTTCCACCAGAATTATGCTTTATACCAAGGATGGGATAAGCGGAAAGGAAATAGAAAGTTCCTTTCGGGAAGCTCATGACGGTGAACTGCCGGCCTTTCTATCACCGATTGAGGATGTGATCGACAATTCCCTCCTTGTGGGACGCCTGATAGGAGCACTGTTTTTCGCGATTGGCGTCATTATGCTACTGGTCAGTGGTCTCATGATACAATTTATGATTAAGCATGTAATGATCTCTGACGAAAAGGCCATAGCTGTATATAAAACAATGGGATATACCTCAAATGATATCTTATTTATGTATATTAAATTATATTTTGTCATTGTATCCATAGCCTGTATCGTTGGTACTTCGTCTTCCGTTTTCCTATCAAACACTATATTATCAGGAGTTTTTGAAAATATGGGCCAGTTGAAGGTAAAGAATCCTCTCCTTCCTGCTGTGGTATGTTATCTGGCGACAGTCATCTTTGTGTTAAGTATTATAACCCTAATCATTGCCAGAACCAGAAATATTAAACCTGCCTCCGTATTAAGCGGAATAAACTACGGTGGAATCAAGAAGAAAAAATATTCTGGTAGTTCCACTCTTCCGTTCTCTCCCTTTGGTATTGCTTTTCGTACCTTTACCAGAGAAAAGAAAAATGCGATCGGAATATTCCTAACCTGTATTGTCACTGTATTTAGTGTTAATTTTGCCATTATCTCCTTAGATGTGGCAAATAATATGAGGGATAACAATGATTTTTGGATTGGTATTGACAAATGTGATGCTATGATTACCGTCAGTTGGGAATCAGAATACGAATTTGTACGTAATAGTGTACTTCAGGATAGCAGAGTGGATCATATATTTGAGAGTATCCAACAGGAAAGAGTAATCCTGAAATGGAAAAAAGGAATGACACAGACATACATGAACGCCTTTGTCTATGATGATTATCGCTTGGCAAACCTACCTATTGTCAAAGGAAGAAATCCTCAAAACGGTAGTGAAATTGCTTTGTCCACCAAAATGGCAAAGGAATTAAAAAAAGATATCGGAGATTACGTAGAGATCAATCTGGAAGGGGATAAATTCTCTCATTTTTTAGTGACCGGCTTATTCCAATCCTATCTACAGCTAGGATCAGTTTGCCGACTTACTACCTCAGCCTACACAGATCAAGATTATCACCTCCCCTATAACACCATATCTGTTTATCTGAAAGATCAATCAGATACTGATGCCTTTATCTCTGACCTCAGCAGAGCAATCGGTGGTAGTGGAAATATCTTAAAGCGAACGGATGTATATAATTCCATCATGGATATGGTAGTGACTCCGCAGCAAAATGCAATTCCGCCCATGGTAGTCCTGGTCCTTTTGGTTGCCGGAATTAATATCTACAGCATTGTTCTTCTCAAAAACCTGAAGTCACAGAAAATTAATGGTATCTATAAATGTATAGGATATACAACTACGCATCTGATCCTATCGAATTTGTACTATGTGGGTATTATCGGACTTACTTCCGTACTGATTACACTTCCAGTTAGTATTGTGATCTATCCAAAGATTATGGCAGTTATCCTATCCATGTTTCAATTTATTAAATACCCAGTACAGTACGATTATTCACACCTGATAGTGATCAATGCCATGATTATACTGATTTTTATACTCAGCTCCGTAATATCATCCAGATCCATTCGGAAGGTAAACGCCCGGGATTTGGTTCAGGAGTAG
- a CDS encoding ISLre2 family transposase: protein MIKSIQHFEEVGIRNLEKEVEKFLKNPKDMASFVYGIQDNIIKLGLDIIKETLESCDETLRNSGKRKKDWQIVKKDEKTLITSLGKVCFEKTLFKNKVTGERGYLLDRILGIEEHERLTEDAEAKMLEESVETSYRKAGQAISISEIVSKQTVKNKIHSLEFQNEYKDLLNKKKVKYLYIDADEDHISLQFRERKGDLVKNDNHMKNNCIITKIVYVYEGIEKEGPKSKRNRLINPYYFCGTYSGEDNSKLWDEVYDYIRCNYDIDSIEKIYLNGDGGGWIKAGKRRLAGLTYVLDEFHLSKYMIRATSHLLDSAEEARQEMYKTMRSGTKREFEKVIEKILKVTDGEATIKRVKESKEYILSNWSAVKVRLEEKEGIVGCSAEGHVSHVLSSRMSSRPMGWSRMGVDKMAHLRAYYYNGGDMLELVRKQRRQTKAAGAEENDIISCEEVLRSEKNKRNELGKYMESISHSVSADVRKYAWFNAHIWGL, encoded by the coding sequence ATGATTAAAAGTATACAACATTTTGAAGAGGTTGGCATTAGAAATCTTGAAAAAGAAGTAGAAAAATTTTTGAAGAATCCAAAGGATATGGCTTCCTTTGTCTATGGAATTCAAGACAACATAATTAAGCTTGGTCTGGATATTATTAAAGAAACACTAGAAAGCTGTGATGAAACGCTAAGGAATAGTGGAAAAAGGAAAAAGGATTGGCAAATCGTAAAGAAGGATGAAAAAACTCTTATCACATCATTAGGAAAGGTCTGTTTTGAGAAAACCTTATTTAAAAATAAGGTAACTGGGGAAAGGGGCTATCTCTTAGATCGGATATTAGGTATTGAAGAGCATGAAAGATTAACTGAGGATGCAGAAGCAAAAATGCTTGAGGAATCAGTTGAAACATCCTATCGTAAGGCAGGTCAGGCAATCAGTATAAGTGAAATTGTAAGCAAGCAGACGGTGAAGAATAAAATTCATAGCCTTGAGTTTCAAAACGAATATAAAGATTTACTTAATAAGAAAAAAGTAAAATACTTGTACATAGACGCAGATGAAGATCATATATCCTTACAATTCCGGGAACGGAAAGGTGATCTTGTGAAAAATGATAATCATATGAAGAATAACTGCATAATAACCAAAATCGTCTATGTATATGAGGGAATAGAAAAAGAAGGTCCGAAAAGTAAACGAAATCGGCTTATAAATCCTTACTACTTTTGTGGCACATACTCTGGAGAAGATAATAGTAAACTTTGGGATGAGGTGTATGACTATATACGTTGTAACTACGATATAGACAGCATCGAGAAAATATATCTAAATGGAGATGGAGGAGGGTGGATAAAAGCAGGAAAAAGAAGACTGGCCGGACTTACCTATGTTCTGGATGAATTTCATTTAAGCAAGTATATGATACGAGCCACATCACATTTACTGGATTCAGCTGAAGAAGCACGTCAGGAAATGTATAAAACGATGAGAAGTGGGACGAAGAGAGAATTCGAAAAAGTGATAGAAAAGATTTTGAAGGTTACAGACGGAGAAGCAACCATAAAGAGAGTCAAAGAGAGTAAAGAATATATTCTCTCTAATTGGTCTGCAGTGAAAGTTCGTTTAGAAGAAAAAGAAGGTATAGTGGGATGTAGTGCAGAAGGCCATGTCAGTCATGTGCTGTCCTCAAGGATGAGTTCAAGACCAATGGGATGGAGTAGGATGGGTGTAGATAAGATGGCACATTTAAGAGCGTATTATTATAATGGTGGAGATATGCTGGAATTGGTAAGAAAACAGAGGAGGCAGACAAAGGCTGCAGGAGCTGAAGAAAATGATATAATAAGCTGTGAGGAGGTTCTTCGTTCT